The genomic region TTGATAGTCCCGTTCGGCCAGGGGCATGGCAAACCCTCCTCCTGCGAATGGTCAGTTCCATTCTATGCAGGACAGTGGTCTAGGTGCACAAAAATCGTCCGGTTTGTGGAAAACGCAAAAGCCCCGCGGGTGTTAACCCGCAGGGCTTGCGGCGGCGCGCCGGTCGGGGCGGCGCAGGCGGGCCGGCTCCTATGCGGCGTGATGCGACTCAATCCGCCCCCGTTTTGACGTCGAGGGTTCCCGAAACCGTCTGCGCGATGACGTTGGTGATGAGCTGCAGGACCTCGTTCAGGTCGGCCTGCAGCGCCTTGTATTCCTGCACAAGGGGGATCTCGTCGAGCTGGCGAAGCAGCGCGGCCACCTCCGCGTCCACTTGCCGGGCCAAACCGGGCTTCTGGAAGTGGTCAAAGGCCGTGGCCTGCTTCTGCTTGCGGCGAATCTCCGCGGTGATGCGCCGGATCTTCTCGTTTTGCTTCACCCGTTCCTCGGCCTGGCGGAAGCGCACCACCTCTTCGCACTGGGCGAGGTAGGCGGCCAGCTCGCGCGCCTTGGCCAAGACGTCTTCGGCCGTCACGACGGCGTCGGCTTTGGCCACGGCGTCACACCCCGCTGGCGACGAGGGCCTCGCCGTAGAGGGTGTGGGCGTGGGCCTCGGTGATCTTCACCGGGAGCAGCTTGCCCACCAGTTCCTCGCCGCCCGGGAAGTGGACGAGCTTGTTCGTCCGCGTGCGGCCGGAGAGCATGTTCGGGTTCGTCTTGCTCCGCCCTTCCACGAGCACCTCGACCACCTGGCCGCGCAGGGCCTCGTTTTTCTTCAGGGCAATTTCGTTCACCAGGGCGTTGAGGCGGTGCAGGCGGTCCTTCTTCTCCTCCAGCGGCACGTTGTCCTCCATCTCCGCCGCCGGCGTGCCCGGGCGCGGCGAGTAGACGAAGGTGTAGGCGCCGTCAAACTCCACTTCCCGCACGAGGGACAGGGTATCCTGGAACTGCTCCTCCGTCTCGCCGGGGAAGCCGACGATGATGTCCGTCGTCAGGGCGACGCCCGGAATCGCTTCCTTGATCTTGCGCACGAGCTCGAGGTACTGCTCGCGCGTGTACTTGCGGGCCATCTTCTTGAGGATCTCCGAGTTGCCCGACTGCACGGGCAGGTGGATGTGCTCCACCAGGTTGCCGCCCTTGGCCAGCACCTCGATCAGCTTGTCGTCGAAGTCGCGCGGGTGGCTCGTCGTGAACCGCACGCGCGGGATGCCGATCTTGCGGATGTCGTCGAGGAGATCGGCGAAGTCGTAGTCGAGGTCAACGAAGTCCTTGCCGTAGGCGTTGACATTCTGCCCGAGGAGCGTCACTTCCATGTAGCCTTGGCGGGCCAGGTCGCGCACCTCGGCCAGCACGTCCTGGGGCAGGCGGCTGCGCTCCTTGCCGCGCGTGTACGGCACGATGCAGTAGGTGCAGAACTTGTCGCACCCGTACATGATGTTCACCCACGCGCGGACGCCGTCCTGCCGCACCTTGGGCAGGTTCTCGACGATGTCGCCCTCCTTCGACCACACCTCGACGACCATTTCTTTCGCGTAGAGGGCCTCGCGCAAGAGAACGGGCAGCCGGTGGATGTTGTGCGTCCCGAAGATGAGGTCAACGTGCGGGTAGCGCTGCAGGATGCGGTTGACCACCGCCTCCTCCTGCGGCATGCACCCGCACACACCGAGGATGAGGTCGGGCTTGGTGCGCTTGAGCCCCTTCAGGCGGCCCAGCTCGCCGAACACCTTGTCCTCCGCGTTTTCGCGGACGGCGCAGGTGTTGTAGAGGATGATGTCGGCCTCGCGCTCATCCTCCGTCGGCGCATACCCCATCCGTTCGAGGATGCCGGCGATCGTCTCGCTGTCGTGGACGTTCATCTGGCAGCCGTAGGTGCGGATGAGGTACGTGTGGCCGCGGCCGATGTCCTTCATGTCCTCGGGTATATCGAAATCGCGGATGACGTTGACGGCTTCCTTTCCGCGCTTTTTCGCTTCCTTCAGGTTCGGCGGAACGAAGAAGCGGCTGAAATCGATCGTCATTTGGGCCATGGTGTCACCCCCTTACAAAAGAAAAGCGCCTGCAGAATGGGCAGGCGGAGCGGTAGTTTTACTTTAGCATGAGGAAGTGGGAGTTGTCAAGGGCGGTATGGCGCATGCGCACTTGTGGGCTTGGGCGCGGTCGTGGCGGGGTGTTCGGTGGAATCGCTCATTCCCGACCGCCACAGGATGTTTTTTGCCACAAGCCGACCCTTATCCCGAAAGACAAAAACCTCCGTCGCATAGGGCCGGCCCCGTCTGTCCCGCCCTTCCACGGCGATCACCTGCCCCGAGGCCCTTTTGCCCCGAGGGGCGACGGCGAAAGCGGCGGGATGGATGCTGCGCATCCGCGGCGCTTCGACCGATGCCAGACCGGCCATCACCCGCAGCTCGTTTTGGCATCGGGCTGGGCTCACCGCCTTCTGGCACAACCGATCGAATTTTTCCTGCAGGGTGTCATTGACGAGGGCCAGAAAAAATTGGCGCGCCTCGTTTGGGAAGACGGCACCCGCCATATCACGGGCCGGTGCATCCCACGGAAGGCAATCGTCATGTTTGCTTGGGCGCTTCATTCGCGTGCCACGCCGTCTTGCCAGCGAGGGACTTGCTTTTCGATAAAGGCCTGAATGCCGTGCAAGGCATCGGGATGTTTGCTGTTGCGGACAATCACTTCGGTCGCATAGGCCAACGCGGACCAGTCATCCAGCGGCAGCTGCTGATAGAACAGGCGTTTGCCGATCTCGATGACGTTCAAGCTGTGGGCGGCGATTTTCAAAGCCAGCGCCTCGGTGGCCGAGTCGAGTTCGTCGTCCGGCACCACTCGGTTAACCAAACCCATTGCCTCGGCTTCCTTCGCGCTAACGAGACGGCCGGTGAACAACAGCTCAGCCGCTTTTTTGCGCGGCACATTACGGCTCAGGAACACACCCGGCGTGCTGCAAAAAAGTCCCCAGCGAATGCCCGTTGTTCCAAAGCGGGCGCTTTCCGCCGCCACCGCCAAATCCGCCACGGCGACGAGTTCCAGGCCGGCGGCGACGGCGATGCCCTGCACCTTGGCGATGATCACTTGGGGCATCTCGCGGATCGTTCGTTTGAGACGATAGCTTTGTTCAAAGAGGGCGTAGACGTCTTGCAGGTCTCGTTCTTGAATCTCGCGCAAGTTGTGTCCCGACGAGAACACTTTGGGTATGCCTTGGAGCACGACGACCGCCACGTCTCGGGCGCTGGCGATCGCGCGCAACTTCGTTTCCAAGGCTTCCATGAGATCGACCGTCAGCGTGTTATGCCGGTCGGGATCATTCAGGGTCAACCAGCCAACTGGCCCCCGGCAATCGTATAGGATTAAATCCTTCATTTCTAAACCTCCTTAATCTTTTTTATCTAATTTTACTTTCCATCCCCTGCCATTCTCGATTTTTCAACACGTGTTTTTGAATTTTCCCCGTGCTTGTCTTGGGCAACTCTCCGAATTCAATGGCTTTTGGACATTTGAAATGAGCCAAACGCTCCCGGCAAAACCCAATCAGCTCATCCGCCGTCACCTGATGCCCTGGTCGCACGGTGACGAACGCTTTGGGGACTTCCCCCCCATTTGGGGTCGGGAATGCCGATCACGGCCACTTCAAGCACTGCGGGATGTTCGAGGAGCGTCCGTTCAACTTCGATAGAACTGATATTTTCCCCGCCCGAAATGATGATGTCTTTTTGCCGGTCTTTGAGTTCGATGTAACCGTCCGGATGCCAGACGGCGACATCGCCGGTGTGAAACCAGCCGCCGCGAAAAGCTTTTTCCGTCTCCTCCGGGGCTTTGTAATAGCCGAGCATGACGCCGTTGCCGCGCATGACGACTTCGCCCATCGTCTGGCCGTCCTTTGGAACCGGCCGCATTTCGGAATCGACCACCATGAGCTCTCCGAGCCCGATATAGGGAATGCCTTGGCGCGCTTTGAGCTTTGCCCGTTCTTCAAGCGGAAGCGCCTCCCATTCGGTGCGCCATTCGTTGATCGTAAACGGTCCGTACACTTCGGTAAGGCCGTAAACGTGCGTGACCTTTCCTCCCAGACGTTCAATCTGGCGGAGCAGAGACGGGCTGGGTGGTGAGGCAGCGGTGATGATATGGATCGGATGGGGGAAGGCGCGCCCTGCGTCGTTTAGGTATTGCACCAACATGGTGAGCACGGTCGGTGCAGCGCAGAAATGGGTCACACCTTCACGTTCAATCAGGTGGACGATTTGCTTGGGATCGACCTTGCGCAGAAGGACATGCCGGGCACCGACGGCGGTAACCGCCCAGGAGAAGCACCATCCCGCTGCATGAAACATGGGAAGCGTCCAGAGGTAAACACTTTGCGGGTCAAGCCTGGTTTCAATGACTTCCGACAACGCATTGAGAAAGGCCCCTCGATGGTGCAGCATGACGCCTTTCGGGCGTCCCGTGGTTCCGCTCGTGTAGTTGATGGAGATCAGTTCCCATTCGTCTTGAACCGCAATGGGCAGGATGGCATAGGGCGCCTGTGCCAGCCATTCTTCGTAAATCATCCAGGTTAGACCGGCCTCGTGAAACCCATTCGTTTCGCTCTGCGTCATGCCATCTCCGTCGACGACAACCGCTTTGAGGGCTTTCGCGTTTTTCAAGATCGGCCGGACGTGCGTCACAAACTCAGAGTCCGCCAGGAGAACGCTCGCCTCGGAGTGATCAAGAATGTACGCAATTTCTTGCGGCGATAAGCGAATGTTGATGGGGACAAGAACGGCCCCGATCAACGGGACGGCCAAGTGCGCCTCAAGCGCCATGCGAGTGTTGGGGGCGAGCACGGCCACGCGGTCGCCGCGTTTCACGCCAAGGCGCGTCAGGGCATTCCCGAGGCGGTGAACCCGTTCATGCAGTTCGCGGTATGTGTAACGACGGTCCCCCTCCACCTCCGCCACTTGGTCGGGGAAAGCAACGACCGTTCGCTCGAGAAACATGGCCGGGGTGAGGGGTGTGCGATAGGCCAGCGTCTTGCTCAAGAGAAGACCCCCCTTTAGATGGTGTTGAGATTGTTGTTTGGGATTATTTTAGGCTAATCTCATCGTTTTTCTCAATATTAATTTTCTTAGTGTTCGAATCAACTTTCAGTATATACAACCAAAAACCCGTGCCAACCGATCCGCTCCGCTTGCCTTTCCAGTGGGTACTCAAATGGCGCCGCACCAACAGCCGGTGCGGCGGTCCCGTTAATTCTCCAGATTGGAGAGGTTGACCAGCAAATTATATGTAAACCAGCCGTCTCCGGTCACAAAAAACTGCGGCTTCGCCGTGGCAGCGTCACGTTGAATTCCGATCGCGTCCGAATAGGGCGTGAACGAAACGATCTTGTCAAAACGGATCCGGAAGCTTTTCCTAGGGCCGTAGAAATAGAGATGTTTCGTCGTTACGGCAAGTATTCCGGTATCGACATGAATGCGCTCGGTGGTTTCGATGGGGTGCCCTCGGAAGGAGCCCACGCGGTAATAGACTCCTTTGGCGATCCGGATGCTTACGCCGCGGCTGCCGCCAGTATACCGACGGCGCGTCCGGTCTTCATAATACTTCACATCGTTGAAGGCCCAAATAAGCTTCTCCTTTCGCTGAAAATTAAACGGCAAGTGCCCGATGGGCCGAAAGCGTTCAGGGATTTTCCCCTCCATCAGGTCGCGCAAGACTAGACCCTTGACAAATTGCGTGTACGCCCCATTTTTGTCCAGATCCTCTTGCGTCAGTTCAAAGTGCTCGGCAAAGGCAACGAGTCGGATTTCTTCCTGGGGTTCTAGGTTGCCGTCTTCCAAAAAATGCTCCACGGCCTTCTCCCAACCGGTTACCATCGCCTCACGGATTTCGTTTGAAGAGAGAAAACTATTTGCGGCAATTGCCGCAGAGCGGTTGGTGACGTCTTCTAAGGGGTAGGTGCCAATTGCCGCTTCCTTGGCCAACCGGATGATTTCGTTCCAGCCTTGATCACGTTTTTCCGCACATTCGCGATGCTTTTTGCGAAAGATTCCGGCGGGTTTTCCGCAGTAGATGCACGTGCCCATCGAACCTCTCCCCTATTTTGGAAGGATGAGGGCGGCTGTTGGTCAACCGCCCTCTGTGTTTACTCCTCATACTCCACCACTTGCACGCCCAGCACCCGCGCGTTTTCATTGATTACGCGCCGCACGTGACCGGGCAGGCCATTTGGGATGCGCACCGTAATGTCCAGGTTCACTTCCACCTCGGCACCATCGAGGCTCAGCAGATGGGTCAGCACTTCTTGGAAGATTTCAGAAGACTTCCCGATCAGCCGCTCCGGCGGCACGTTGGCGAACAGGTTGAGGCGGCGCACCTTTGGCGGTGGCGGTACAATCGGTGGATCCACCGGCGGGTCAATCGGTCTCGGGCCGGGTCCCGGGCCTGGCGGATCCACGGCACCGCCCCCGGAACCGCCGGGGTCCTTGTCGCCACCGGTTCCTTCATTGTCGTCATGTTCGTCGTCGTGTTTGCCGTCACGCTTTTTCAACGTTTCCTCATACGCACGCGCCACATCGGGGCGGATGAGCACGCCTTCTTTTACAGAAATTCGGGCTCCGATGATCCCAAACATAAAGCCTTCGTACGTGCCGTCGTCGTGGGCTGCTTTCGCATAGCCAAAATGCTCCTTGCTGGCCAAGCCCTCTTCCACGGCCCGCTTGAGCACGCTGGCGTCGCGCAGGCGGCTCAGGTAGAGGTAGCGGGCATAGCACGTCCACACTTCTTGTATCGGCAGGTGGCGGTGGTCACGCCACAGCCATGTTTGCAGTTCCCCCGCCAACAGTTGCGGGTGGAAGGACAGGACGAGGTGACCGCTTTCTTCCATTTTGTTTCCCGCGCGTACGGCGAGGTTTTCCCCGCCGGTGCCGGCCAGGCGCAACGCTTCCCACTGCACCGGCCCGATGCCGTCTTGCGTGGGCACCAGCAGCCAGT from Calditerricola satsumensis harbors:
- a CDS encoding RicAFT regulatory complex protein RicA family protein: MAKADAVVTAEDVLAKARELAAYLAQCEEVVRFRQAEERVKQNEKIRRITAEIRRKQKQATAFDHFQKPGLARQVDAEVAALLRQLDEIPLVQEYKALQADLNEVLQLITNVIAQTVSGTLDVKTGAD
- the miaB gene encoding tRNA (N6-isopentenyl adenosine(37)-C2)-methylthiotransferase MiaB, encoding MAQMTIDFSRFFVPPNLKEAKKRGKEAVNVIRDFDIPEDMKDIGRGHTYLIRTYGCQMNVHDSETIAGILERMGYAPTEDEREADIILYNTCAVRENAEDKVFGELGRLKGLKRTKPDLILGVCGCMPQEEAVVNRILQRYPHVDLIFGTHNIHRLPVLLREALYAKEMVVEVWSKEGDIVENLPKVRQDGVRAWVNIMYGCDKFCTYCIVPYTRGKERSRLPQDVLAEVRDLARQGYMEVTLLGQNVNAYGKDFVDLDYDFADLLDDIRKIGIPRVRFTTSHPRDFDDKLIEVLAKGGNLVEHIHLPVQSGNSEILKKMARKYTREQYLELVRKIKEAIPGVALTTDIIVGFPGETEEQFQDTLSLVREVEFDGAYTFVYSPRPGTPAAEMEDNVPLEEKKDRLHRLNALVNEIALKKNEALRGQVVEVLVEGRSKTNPNMLSGRTRTNKLVHFPGGEELVGKLLPVKITEAHAHTLYGEALVASGV
- a CDS encoding AMP-binding enzyme; its protein translation is MRPGHQVTADELIGFCRERLAHFKCPKAIEFGELPKTSTGKIQKHVLKNREWQGMESKIR
- a CDS encoding enoyl-CoA hydratase-related protein; this encodes MKDLILYDCRGPVGWLTLNDPDRHNTLTVDLMEALETKLRAIASARDVAVVVLQGIPKVFSSGHNLREIQERDLQDVYALFEQSYRLKRTIREMPQVIIAKVQGIAVAAGLELVAVADLAVAAESARFGTTGIRWGLFCSTPGVFLSRNVPRKKAAELLFTGRLVSAKEAEAMGLVNRVVPDDELDSATEALALKIAAHSLNVIEIGKRLFYQQLPLDDWSALAYATEVIVRNSKHPDALHGIQAFIEKQVPRWQDGVARE
- a CDS encoding AMP-binding protein, producing the protein MSKTLAYRTPLTPAMFLERTVVAFPDQVAEVEGDRRYTYRELHERVHRLGNALTRLGVKRGDRVAVLAPNTRMALEAHLAVPLIGAVLVPINIRLSPQEIAYILDHSEASVLLADSEFVTHVRPILKNAKALKAVVVDGDGMTQSETNGFHEAGLTWMIYEEWLAQAPYAILPIAVQDEWELISINYTSGTTGRPKGVMLHHRGAFLNALSEVIETRLDPQSVYLWTLPMFHAAGWCFSWAVTAVGARHVLLRKVDPKQIVHLIEREGVTHFCAAPTVLTMLVQYLNDAGRAFPHPIHIITAASPPSPSLLRQIERLGGKVTHVYGLTEVYGPFTINEWRTEWEALPLEERAKLKARQGIPYIGLGELMVVDSEMRPVPKDGQTMGEVVMRGNGVMLGYYKAPEETEKAFRGGWFHTGDVAVWHPDGYIELKDRQKDIIISGGENISSIEVERTLLEHPAVLEVAVIGIPDPKWGGSPQSVRHRATRASGDGG